The Streptomyces sp. NBC_01353 genome contains a region encoding:
- a CDS encoding TetR/AcrR family transcriptional regulator, with protein MSSRSTYHHGDLRQAVLSAALDVIATEGPSALSLRDLARRAGVSHAAPAHHFKDRAGLLTAVATEGFDLLAAALAQAKDLKDAGVRYVRFATEHPAHFQVMFQPDLHRPDDPELLAAKERAGAGLRAGIAGVPADGRGPDARLAGVAAWSLAHGFATLLLSHNLAGPIGEQDPEEVFRTLAGLLFTSDTAQPPQE; from the coding sequence ATGAGCAGCCGGAGCACCTATCACCACGGCGACCTGCGGCAGGCGGTCCTGAGCGCCGCCCTCGACGTCATCGCCACCGAGGGCCCGTCCGCCCTGAGCCTGCGCGACCTGGCGCGCCGCGCCGGCGTATCGCACGCGGCCCCGGCCCACCACTTCAAGGACCGCGCGGGACTGCTCACGGCCGTCGCGACCGAGGGCTTCGACCTGCTGGCGGCGGCCCTCGCGCAGGCGAAGGACCTCAAGGACGCGGGGGTGCGGTACGTGCGCTTCGCCACCGAGCACCCGGCGCACTTCCAGGTGATGTTCCAGCCGGACCTGCACCGGCCCGACGATCCGGAGCTGCTCGCCGCCAAGGAACGGGCCGGCGCGGGGCTCCGGGCGGGCATCGCGGGCGTACCGGCCGACGGCCGGGGCCCCGACGCCCGCCTCGCGGGCGTCGCGGCCTGGTCGCTGGCCCATGGCTTCGCGACCCTGCTGCTCAGCCACAACCTCGCGGGCCCGATCGGCGAACAGGACCCCGAAGAGGTCTTCCGCACCCTCGCCGGGCTGCTGTTCACGTCCGATACCGCGCAACCGCCCCAGGAATAA
- a CDS encoding N-acetyltransferase, with translation MELNITTLAERPELEAPMWGMKDLWPEFMMYDPVGWSHFGRIVAELPEYVLVATDSEGRVVARALSVPFQLRAEGRGELPATGWDQVLLWAFSDRRHGRTPDTVSAIEVTVDTSALGQGLSAKMLDAMRDNARRLGFSDVVAPVRPNGKHLEAAASIHEYAFRTRESDGLPHDPWLRVHVRAGATIEAVAPASMTIGGSVEQWREWTGLPFDTDGPVEVEGALVPVHCETTRGYAVYVEPNVWVRHRL, from the coding sequence ATGGAGCTGAACATAACGACCCTCGCCGAACGCCCCGAGCTCGAAGCTCCGATGTGGGGGATGAAGGACCTCTGGCCGGAGTTCATGATGTACGACCCGGTCGGCTGGTCCCACTTCGGGCGGATCGTCGCCGAGCTGCCGGAGTACGTCCTCGTCGCCACGGACTCCGAGGGCAGGGTCGTCGCCCGCGCGCTCAGTGTTCCCTTCCAGCTCCGGGCCGAGGGTCGCGGCGAACTGCCCGCCACCGGCTGGGACCAGGTGCTGCTGTGGGCGTTCTCCGACCGGCGGCACGGGCGTACCCCCGACACCGTCAGCGCGATCGAGGTCACCGTCGACACGAGCGCGCTCGGACAGGGGCTCTCGGCGAAGATGCTGGACGCCATGCGGGACAACGCCCGCCGGCTCGGCTTCTCCGACGTCGTCGCCCCGGTCCGCCCCAACGGCAAGCACCTGGAGGCCGCCGCCTCCATCCACGAGTACGCCTTCCGCACCCGCGAGTCGGACGGCCTGCCCCACGACCCGTGGCTGCGCGTCCACGTCCGCGCGGGCGCCACGATCGAGGCGGTCGCCCCGGCCTCGATGACGATCGGCGGGTCCGTCGAGCAGTGGCGCGAGTGGACGGGCCTGCCGTTCGACACGGACGGCCCCGTCGAGGTCGAGGGCGCGCTCGTCCCGGTCCACTGCGAGACCACGCGCGGCTACGCCGTCTACGTCGAGCCCAACGTGTGGGTCCGCCACCGGCTGTAG
- a CDS encoding antitoxin, which translates to MGIMDKLKGMMGQHPDKADQAVERGGDMIDQKTGGKHAGKVDQGQQKAQEYIDKQRGQDQPPT; encoded by the coding sequence ATGGGGATCATGGACAAGCTCAAGGGCATGATGGGCCAGCATCCGGACAAGGCCGACCAGGCCGTCGAACGCGGCGGCGACATGATCGACCAGAAGACCGGCGGGAAGCACGCCGGCAAGGTCGACCAGGGCCAGCAGAAGGCACAGGAGTACATCGACAAGCAGCGGGGGCAGGACCAGCCCCCGACCTGA
- a CDS encoding HNH endonuclease family protein, which yields MTSGCTADTDGSPAGAAPGGGGPALAAVDTLTVKGRAPKTGYEREKFGRAWIDVDGNGCGTRDDILKRDLSDVRFKEGRCKVASGVLADDPYTGGRVDFVRGRSKVDIDHLVALSDAWQKGAQQWEAEKRHRFANDPLNLLAVDASANRRKSDGDAATWLPPNKAYRCTYVAAQVAVKKKYGVWVTRGERDAMQKVLRGCPDQKLP from the coding sequence ATGACCTCCGGCTGTACGGCGGACACCGACGGCTCCCCGGCCGGGGCCGCCCCAGGCGGGGGCGGCCCCGCGCTCGCCGCCGTCGACACCCTCACCGTCAAGGGCCGCGCCCCCAAGACCGGCTACGAACGAGAGAAGTTCGGCCGTGCCTGGATCGACGTCGACGGCAACGGCTGCGGGACCCGCGACGACATCCTCAAGCGCGACCTCTCCGACGTCCGCTTCAAGGAGGGCCGCTGCAAGGTCGCCTCCGGGGTCCTCGCCGACGACCCGTACACGGGAGGCCGCGTCGACTTCGTCCGAGGTCGCAGCAAGGTGGACATAGACCATCTCGTCGCCCTCTCCGACGCCTGGCAGAAGGGCGCGCAGCAGTGGGAAGCGGAGAAGCGGCACCGCTTCGCCAACGACCCGCTGAACCTCCTCGCCGTCGACGCGTCCGCCAACCGCCGCAAGTCCGACGGGGACGCCGCGACCTGGCTGCCGCCCAACAAGGCGTACCGCTGCACCTATGTGGCCGCGCAGGTCGCCGTGAAGAAGAAGTACGGGGTGTGGGTCACCCGGGGCGAGCGCGACGCGATGCAGAAGGTCCTGCGCGGCTGCCCGGACCAGAAGCTGCCGTGA
- a CDS encoding SGNH/GDSL hydrolase family protein, whose product MTTKTTKTFTTSVRLTTVAALSAAVLTAVPLGGAVAAEHRHDGAWRGAWATSPHAPTAPFGPNWSQQGFSNHTVRQVVRVTTGGTKARIELSNRYGTTPLRITGATVARTDRGASVKAGSVRQLSFGKGRSVTIPAGGTAYSDGVPFTVKALESVTVTLYLAAPTGPATFHHFASATSYRADGDHRSDRDGTAFKESSESWYYLSGVEVSGGAPARRDGIVTFGDSITDGVGSGLGVNNRYPDELAERFAAAGKPRSVLNHGIGGNQVTNDTTWAGEKGIERFKKDVLTEPGVRTVIVLEGINDIGGSGPTFPGGPTPEVSVEQLIEGHRSLIRQAHARGIKVVGATLTPIKGSFYDTPVNEAKRDAVNEWIRTSDAYDSVVDFDRAVADPSDPDRILPAFDSGDHLHPGDAGYRAMAEALDLDAL is encoded by the coding sequence ATGACTACGAAGACCACAAAGACCTTCACCACGTCCGTACGCCTCACGACCGTCGCCGCCTTAAGTGCCGCCGTCCTGACCGCCGTTCCGCTCGGCGGCGCCGTCGCGGCCGAGCACCGGCACGACGGCGCCTGGCGTGGCGCCTGGGCCACCTCGCCGCACGCCCCGACCGCCCCCTTCGGCCCCAACTGGTCCCAGCAGGGCTTCTCGAACCACACGGTCCGCCAGGTCGTCCGCGTCACCACCGGCGGCACCAAGGCCCGTATCGAGCTGTCCAACCGCTACGGCACGACCCCGCTGCGGATCACCGGTGCGACCGTGGCCCGCACGGACAGGGGCGCCTCGGTGAAGGCCGGTTCGGTCCGGCAGCTGTCCTTCGGCAAGGGCCGCTCGGTGACGATTCCCGCCGGCGGGACGGCGTACAGCGACGGCGTGCCGTTCACGGTGAAGGCGCTGGAGTCGGTGACGGTCACCCTCTATCTGGCCGCGCCCACCGGACCGGCCACCTTCCACCACTTCGCCTCCGCCACCAGCTACCGCGCGGACGGCGACCACCGCTCGGACCGCGACGGGACCGCGTTCAAGGAGAGCAGCGAGTCCTGGTACTACCTCTCCGGCGTCGAGGTGAGCGGCGGTGCTCCCGCCCGCCGGGACGGCATCGTGACGTTCGGCGACTCCATCACCGACGGCGTCGGCTCGGGCCTGGGCGTGAACAACCGCTACCCCGACGAGCTGGCCGAGCGCTTCGCCGCCGCGGGGAAGCCACGGAGCGTCCTCAACCACGGCATCGGCGGCAACCAGGTCACCAACGACACGACCTGGGCGGGCGAGAAGGGCATCGAGCGGTTCAAGAAGGACGTCCTGACCGAGCCGGGCGTACGCACGGTCATCGTCCTCGAAGGCATCAACGACATCGGCGGCAGCGGCCCGACCTTCCCCGGCGGCCCCACCCCCGAGGTGTCGGTCGAGCAGCTCATCGAGGGCCACCGCTCCCTGATCCGCCAGGCCCACGCCCGGGGCATCAAGGTCGTCGGCGCGACGCTGACCCCGATCAAGGGCTCGTTCTACGACACCCCGGTCAACGAGGCCAAGCGGGACGCGGTCAACGAGTGGATCCGCACCTCGGACGCGTACGACTCCGTGGTCGACTTCGACCGCGCCGTCGCCGACCCGTCCGACCCGGACCGGATCCTCCCCGCCTTCGACTCGGGCGACCACCTGCACCCGGGCGACGCCGGCTACAGGGCGATGGCCGAGGCGCTCGACCTCGACGCTCTGTAG
- a CDS encoding BMP family ABC transporter substrate-binding protein, which produces MKTRRTWRNAAKKPDSAATSLVPRLLSAAAGSLRGRAGWTVASVAVLVLGLLAVWLFVGGKQDGPPDARARQYKDFDACLLTGEQGIVTGAPAAPVWDGMQEASGDTQVRVTFVPVMGEQSAANARPFFNGLMQRQCDVVLASGAPQVKVTEESAEKHPKVRFVVVDGTKGAGNVALVTTGKGLKSAVADAVRQAVKESGL; this is translated from the coding sequence GTGAAGACCCGACGAACCTGGCGTAATGCGGCCAAGAAGCCCGATTCCGCCGCGACTTCCCTCGTACCGCGTCTGCTCTCCGCCGCCGCCGGCTCGCTGCGCGGCCGGGCCGGCTGGACGGTGGCGAGCGTCGCCGTCCTCGTTCTCGGCCTCCTCGCCGTCTGGCTCTTCGTCGGCGGGAAGCAGGACGGGCCGCCCGATGCGAGGGCCCGGCAGTACAAGGACTTCGACGCCTGCCTCCTCACCGGCGAGCAGGGCATCGTGACCGGCGCGCCGGCCGCACCCGTATGGGACGGGATGCAGGAGGCGTCCGGCGACACCCAGGTGCGGGTCACCTTCGTGCCCGTCATGGGGGAGCAGTCGGCGGCCAACGCCCGGCCGTTCTTCAACGGTCTGATGCAGCGCCAGTGCGACGTGGTCCTGGCGTCCGGCGCCCCGCAGGTGAAGGTCACCGAGGAAAGCGCCGAGAAGCACCCGAAGGTTCGGTTCGTTGTCGTTGACGGTACAAAAGGCGCCGGGAATGTCGCGCTTGTGACCACCGGCAAAGGCCTCAAAAGTGCGGTAGCGGACGCTGTCAGACAGGCCGTCAAGGAATCCGGACTCTAG